The following proteins come from a genomic window of Rutidosis leptorrhynchoides isolate AG116_Rl617_1_P2 chromosome 10, CSIRO_AGI_Rlap_v1, whole genome shotgun sequence:
- the LOC139873143 gene encoding zinc finger CCCH domain-containing protein 16 produces MPPRKEPCRNFQRGFCQYGERCKFLHVNQQQAKPNPFGFGTQTNSQPQKPNPFGFGTQNNSQTGTNTNQFKPGENTWSRFAQKNGGTSAAPQKKDNQSAAANHVCTDSESCKRQMREDFEHEKPLWKLTCYGHAKYGPCDIVGDLSYEELRAAVYDEAKRGASIQSIVEKERSLLSSKLIEFENLLRNPCTPSQSSASTTQNALPGTNTNVFPQTIQQNNGPPSVSSFSQLGTNFNAGFQMRPAASNNVFGQVNQFQTSTQIPNASKNSFAFGNPGQTVNQPSTQSFKSFPATTTTFGNAFSTAATPRQQSSMPFGGHNPSSTNVAPQPASGIQITTNTPNSNSNGDNSIWFKEEWRAGEIPEEAPPDGVVY; encoded by the exons ATGCCTCCCCGGAAAGAACCATGCCGTAACTTCCAGCGTGGATT TTGTCAGTACGGCGAACGTTGCAAGTTTCTTCATGTAAATCAGCAACAAGCCAAACCGAATCCTTTTGGTTTTGGCACACAAACCAATTCTCAACCTCAAAAGCCAAATCCCTTTGGATTTGGTACTCAGAATAACTCTCAGACTGGGACCAACACTAATCAATTCAAG CCTGGTGAAAATACGTGGAGCCGATTTGCCCAAAAAAATGGTGGTACATCTGCAGCTCCACAAAAAAAGGATAATCAGTCTGCGGCAGCTAACCACGT GTGCACAGATTCAGAGTCTTGCAAGCGCCAAATGCGTGAAGATTTTGAGCACGAAAAACCGCTTTGGAAGCTTACATGTTATGGTCATGCCAAATA TGGTCCTTGTGACATCGTTGGTGATCTTAGTTATGAAGAATTAAGAGCTGCTGTATACGATGAAGCTAAACGTGGGGCGAGCATTCAGTCAATT GTTGAGAAGGAGAGGAGTCTACTTAGTTCCAAGTTGATTGAATTTGAAAATTTACTTCGGAATCCTTGCACACCATCACAAAGTTCAGCATCTACTACCCAAAATGCCCTCCCTGGTACTAATACAAATGTATTCCCTCAAACGATTCAACAAAATAATGGCCCTCCCTCTGTTTCAAGTTTCAGCCAGTTGGGTACAAACTTCAATGCAGGTTTCCAAATGAG ACCGGCTGCTTCGAATAATGTTTTTGGGCAAGTAAATCAGTTCCAAACTTCTACTCAGATACCGAATGCATCCAAGAACAGCTTTGCATTTGGAAATCCAG GTCAAACGGTCAATCAACCTTCTACACAGTCGTTTAAATCCTTCCCTGCCACCACAACTACGTTTGGTAATGCGTTCTCTACTGCTGCAACTCCACGTCAGCAGTCATCAATGCCATTTGGTGGCCATAACCCTTCTTCTACTAATGTAGCTCCTCAACCTGCTTCTGGTATCCAAATAAC GACAAACACTCCAAATTCAAATAGCAATGGAGATAACAGTATATGGTTTAAAGAAGAATGGAGGGCAGGAGAG ATTCCTGAAGAAGCACCTCCAGATGGAGTCGTTTATTAA